One segment of Cololabis saira isolate AMF1-May2022 chromosome 9, fColSai1.1, whole genome shotgun sequence DNA contains the following:
- the LOC133451279 gene encoding sperm flagellar protein 2-like, whose product MSDKLYRWLNQSLRLSKTVNAESVAKNFSSGYLIGEILHRYQLQDDFFSFMKKDTAISKVNNLRRLEPSLKLLGISFDMKTAQDLMEEKEGVAMHLLHQLYDLLEKKKNAEISRTMMEIKQPQEETCLHKKEHEIDSYEDALQNELLVKRLTEKTKEERRVAAQVLQNRKEKEVIRENRRYRAQQYQERREREFQEALHRESVLAQEGKLAREKEIREGTEFHKKIAAERAQSELIKHFESCKGTLEQIVDLATNVGEYRLLTGNLIPGKTMRDWKELLFKGLSLYEPTKTHEESSKSFTSQDPTELQKQEMLNNLDYDEYTKMAGQWAWPEETGETRLPVEVVKLHSVKAADTSDTTTQPQPVEPLPVLTDEEHDPTKSDANAQKEEVQTESIHCRSNTHSPKEHASLVSESKDDVHGVPTNQHELVSSGVAPSSQDNVDDPLPPEKPQHQCAYWDTVLDSYVNDIKEVLQQLRSQRSAIDHQLFEIREGYKQYLARPDIKQELLSQWQEGFNSTPDDRDSEEIKAELYLKLDELREQLWDITDERREENEQKRAELLCNDWLDEHTFLLINHHSILTQVELSRFEETSAILRVYYLGTQRQVPLEPLPKCPRIPLLETPGIEAQSERSHSSKSSKNEKNEEPEKPSHEKLTTDCEAALEAISKLLISQHVTQVSAEAHQPEIKENEESLQEKAKQDDDDGSLKIKCQEGRETFFQEYSAALSNEENRATVHIELVKRHGLEMVHSLQCRAQETSDKMENWLQAQFLAELKCIDQLSEVARHHIEAGAMLQYELVLERSDICINGDHLLVESLAPPLGPAPLETPVGSTPTMVQLESLRHRLWSVAPSGVMSSSAFFSLLKELVSVDTGRNTVPKPWMGNTEAKWAEIVPLLKVDYELIDWQRFLLSAALPWPFPSLTQLLVVLGRFKVADVAGTGYIKEEQYLKTELWFSSDTTQTVPEEPLPFDRLANLRKFFFQLFADHSFSPPQLDYVLMLQYFAADPDPGHGFIRALSVVLGQDLRQPSMDHAVKSLPSIEEATELVSSEINSAYKEDETPDPSSSHLREQEVPISSLLNVFCHKAVMMKGKHLLPPGCLSKEKHTENLARVYGELGYDPEDCVPFSLLSKHPYTKFLMENSTHYQLVNIHQMLQGD is encoded by the exons ATGTCGGATAAATTATACAGGTGGCTGAACCAGAGCCTCCGGCTTTCGAAAACTGTCA ATGCAGAGAGCGTTGCCAAGAATTTCTCTAGTGGTTACCTCATTGGAGAAATTCTTCATAGATATCAGCTGCAAGatgatttcttttcatttatgaAGAAAGA TACCGCCATCTCCAAAGTGAACAACTTAAGACGCCTTGAACCTTCTCTAAAGCTACTGGGGATTTCATTTGACATGAAAACAGCCCAAGACCTGATGGAGGAGAAGGAAGGTGTTGCCATGCACCTCCTTCACCAACTCTATGACCTgcttgaaaagaagaaaaatgcagAAATTAGCAGGACAATGATGGAAATCAAGCAGCCCCAAGAAGAAACATGCCTGCACAAGAAGGAGCATGAGATCGACTCTTAT GAGGACGCCCTGCAAAATGAACTGTTGGTGAAGCGTCTGACAGAAAAGACAAAGGAAGAGCGGCGTGTGGCTGCTCAGGTACTCCAGAACCGTAAGGAAAAAGAGGTGATCAGGGAAAACCGCCGGTACAGAGCGCAGCAGTACCAGGAGCGAAGAGAGAGGGAATTCCAAGAAGCTCTGCACAGGGAATCG GTTTTGGCTCAGGAGGGTAAGTTAGCCCGTGAAAAAGAGATCAGAGAAGGGACTGAATTCCATAAGAAGATTGCTGCTGAGAGAGCCCAAAGTGAATTGATAAAACACTTTGAGAGCTGTAAGGGCACTTTGGAACAGATAGTGGACTTGGCAACAAATGTTGGAGAATATCGCCTGCTCACCGGAAA CCTGATTCCAGGGAAGACGATGAGAGACTGGAAGGAACTGCTGTTCAAAGGTCTGTCTCTGTATGAGCCAACAAAAACCCATGAGGAAAGCTCCAAGTCCTTCACTTCACAAGACCCCACAGAACTTCAGAAGCAGGAGATGCTCAACAACCTGGACTATGATGAATACACG AAAATGGCAGGTCAGTGGGCATGGCCAGAGGAGACAGGGGAAACAAGATTACCTGTTGAAGTTGTGAAATTACACAGTGTGAAAGCTGCTGACACTTCAGACACAACAACTCAACCACAACCCGTAGAGCCACTTCCAGTTCTTACCGATGAAGAACATGACCCTACAAAATCAGACGCAAATGCGCAGAAGGAAGAAGTCCAAACTGAGTCTATACATTGCAGATCCAACACACACTCCCCAAAAG aacatgcatCACTTGTCTCTGAGTCCAAAGACGATGTTCACGGAGTCCCCACGAACCAGCACGAGCTCGTCTCTTCAGGTGTAGCTCCATCCAGTCAAGACAACGTGGATGATCCTCTGCCTCCA GAGAAACCACAGCACCAGTGCGCATACTGGGATACTGTATTGGATTCCTATGTAAATGATATAAAGGAAGTCTTGCAGCAGCTGCGCTCACAACGCAGTGCTATTGATCATCAGCTTTTTGAAATCAG AGAAGGATACAAGCAATATTTGGCACGTCCAGACATAAAGCAGGAGTTACTGTCTCAGTGGCAGGAGGGCTTCAATAGCACACCTGATGATAGAGACTCTGAAGAGATCAAGGCAGAGCTATACCTGAAGCTGGAT GAATTGCGTGAACAACTGTGGGACATCACTGACGAACGTAGAGAGGAAAATGAGCAGAAGAGGGCTGAGCTCCTGTGTAATGACTGGTTGGATGAGCACACCTTTCTCCTCATCAACCACCACTCTATATTAACACAG GTAGAGCTGAGCCGTTTCGAGGAAACATCTGCTATTTTAAGAGTCTACTATTTGGGCACGCAGAGACAAGTGCCACTTGAACCACTCCCCAAATGTCCCCGTATTCCCCTGCTGGAAACACCTGGAATTGAAGCTCAGAGTGAGAG ATCTCACTCCTCAAAGAGCAGtaagaatgaaaaaaatgaagaaccTGAAAAA cCATCACACGAAAAACTCACCACTGACTGTGAGGCAGCACTTGAAGCCATCAGCAAATTGCTAATTTCTCAGCAT GTTACACAAGTGTCAGCAGAAGCCCATCAGCCAGAGATAAAAGAGAATGAGGAGAGTTTACAAGagaaggcaaagcaag ATGATGACGATGGCTCACTGAAGATTAAGTGTCAGGAAGGTAGAGAGACATTTTTTCAAGAATATTCAGCCGCACTGAGTAATGagg agAATAGAGCAACGGTGCACATTGAGCTGGTGAAAAGGCATGGCCTGGAGATGGTACACTCTCTGCAATGCAGAGCACAAGAGACCTCTGACAAAATGGAAAACTGGTTACAAGCACAGTTTCTTGCAGAACTGAAGTG TATTGACCAATTATCAGAAGTGGCTCGCCACCACATAGAGGCTGGAGCTATGTTGCAGTATGAGCTGGTGTTG gaACGGTCTGACATCTGTATAAATGGAGACCATCTCTTGGTGGAAAGTCTGGCTCCTCCTCTCGGTCCAGCTCCTCTGGAGACACCAGTAGGGTCCACACCAACTATGGTTCAGCTGGAATCACTCCGCCATAGGCTGTGGAGCGTTGCTCCATCAG GTGTCATGTCCAGCTCTGCATTCTTCAGTTTGCTCAAAGAGTTGGTCTCTGTTGACACGGGTAGAAACACTGTGCCAAAACCCTGGATGGGCAACACTGAAGCAAAG TGGGCGGAGATTGTCCCTCTGCTAAAGGTTGACTATGAGCTGATAGACTGGCAGCGGTTTCTACTCAGTGCTGCTCTCCCTTGGCCTTTTCCCTCACTAACACAGCTACTGGTTGTACTGGGACGTTTCAAGGTAGCAGATGTTGCTGGTACAGGCTACATAAAGGAAGAGCAGTACCTAAAG ACAGAGTTGTGGTTTTCCAGTGATACCACACAAACTGTTCCTGAGGAGCCTTTGCCTTTTGACCGTCTGGCTAACCTTCGCAAG TTCTTTTTCCAGCTGTTTGCAGACCACTCATTCTCTCCTCCTCAACTGGATTATGTGTTGATGCTCCAGTACTTTGCAGCTGACCCTGACCCCGGGCATGGTTTTATCAGAGCACTTAGTGTGGTGCTGGGGCAAGATCTCAGGCAGCCTTCAATGGACCACGCTGTTAAG TCTCTGCCCAGCATAGAAGAAGCCACAGAACTGGTCTCCTCGGAAATTAACAGCGCCTACAAGGAAGATGAGACTCCTGACCCATCAAGCAGTCATTTGAGAGAGCAGGAAGTGCCAATTTCTTCTCTCCTTAATGTCTTCTGCCACAAAGCTGTAATGATGAAAGGCAAACACCTCCTTCCTCCAGGCTGCTTGAGTAAGGAGAAGCACACAGAG AACCTGGCACGAGTATACGGAGAACTTGGATACGACCCTGAAGACTGTGTTCCGTTCTCTCTTCTTTCTAAGCATCCATATACCAAGTTTCTGATGGAGAACTCAACGCACTACCAGCTCGTT AATATTCACCAAATGCTCCAGGGTGATTAG